Proteins from a single region of Polyodon spathula isolate WHYD16114869_AA unplaced genomic scaffold, ASM1765450v1 scaffolds_163, whole genome shotgun sequence:
- the LOC121308072 gene encoding E3 ubiquitin/ISG15 ligase TRIM25-like, producing the protein MASNLWSEDQFSCSVCLELLKDPVTIPCGHSYCMGCIKNCWDETDHTGVYSCPHCRETFTPRPVLRRNTVLAEVVEKLKKTGLNPPPAQSYAGPGDVPCDFCTGRKFKAVKSCLTCLASYCETHVKPHYEGAAFKRHKLVNAFGNLEQKLCAEHQKVLEVFCRTDQTCICLLCTQDEHKSHDTVSAETERTGKQVRV; encoded by the coding sequence ATGGCTTCAAACTTGTGGTCAGAGGATCAGTtcagctgttcagtgtgtctggagcTATTGAAGGACCCAGTCACTATTCCATGtggacacagttactgtatgggGTGTATTAAGAACTGCTGGGATGAGACTGATCATACAGGTGTCTACAGCTGCCCCCATTGCAGAGAGACCTTTACCCCAAGGCCTGTTCTGCGCAGAAACACCGTGCTGGCTGAAGTTGTGGAGAAATTAAAGAAGACAGGACtcaatcctcctcctgctcaaagTTATGCTGGACCTGGAGATGTGCCGTGTGATTTCTGCACTGGGAGAAAGTTCAaagctgtgaaatcctgtttgacgtgcctggcctcttactgtgaaacacacgtcAAGCCACACTATGAGGGGGCTGCTTTCAAGAGGCACAAGCTGGTCAATGCATTtggaaatctggagcagaagcTTTGTGCTGAACACCAAAAGGTTTTGGAGGTCTTCTGTAGAACCGATCAGACGTGTATTTGCTTGTTGTGTACACAGGATGAACACAAGAGTCATGATACAGTCTCAGCTGAGACAGAAAGGACTGGGAAACAGGTAAGGGTTTGA